From one Marinobacter sp. LV10MA510-1 genomic stretch:
- the mvaD gene encoding diphosphomevalonate decarboxylase has protein sequence MLTDEAKRMRTTRNDRTSHERAGPVANLMNTQYSPGRAQAIAYANVALVKYWGKRDADLNLPDVGSISIALDALWTRTRMELDPALERDSFELDGQIEAHGSGRVTALLTRMRAIGGSEIRSRVFSQNNFPTGAGLASSASGFAALVTAADRAYGLGLSLSRLSELARIGSGSAARSIFGGYVEMHRGELPDGSDSVAVPLAAAADWPLAVVIAISERGRKSVGSTEGMQRTAQTSPFYSAWVNNQPDDLALARTAIATRDFDALAHVSEASALALHGLAMSARPGLLYFNATTMECLHRIRHLRGRGVAVFFTVDAGPQVKAICAPEAADTVAAALKDVPGVTEILRAGLGGGAVGMDDGQTWT, from the coding sequence ATGCTGACCGATGAAGCTAAACGGATGCGGACCACCAGAAATGACCGTACCAGCCACGAACGAGCCGGACCTGTCGCAAATCTTATGAACACCCAATACTCGCCGGGTCGAGCCCAGGCCATTGCTTACGCCAATGTTGCCCTTGTCAAGTACTGGGGCAAACGTGATGCGGACTTGAACCTGCCAGACGTCGGGTCGATCTCGATCGCGCTGGACGCGCTGTGGACCCGCACCCGGATGGAACTGGATCCGGCGTTGGAGCGGGACAGCTTCGAGCTCGATGGTCAGATTGAGGCCCACGGTTCAGGGCGCGTGACGGCACTGCTGACGCGCATGCGCGCCATCGGTGGAAGTGAAATCCGGTCCCGGGTTTTCAGCCAAAACAACTTTCCTACCGGCGCTGGTCTGGCCTCGTCGGCGTCGGGTTTCGCCGCGCTGGTGACTGCGGCGGATCGCGCCTACGGGTTGGGTCTTTCTCTCTCCAGGCTTTCGGAGCTTGCGCGAATCGGGTCCGGCTCCGCCGCGCGCTCGATTTTTGGCGGATACGTTGAGATGCACCGCGGCGAACTCCCCGACGGCAGCGACAGCGTTGCCGTGCCGTTGGCCGCGGCGGCGGACTGGCCGTTGGCGGTCGTGATCGCGATTAGCGAGCGCGGCCGCAAGTCGGTGGGATCCACTGAAGGCATGCAGCGGACCGCACAAACGTCACCGTTCTATTCGGCCTGGGTGAACAATCAGCCCGACGACCTGGCGCTGGCGCGAACGGCTATCGCGACCCGTGATTTCGATGCGCTGGCGCACGTTTCTGAAGCAAGCGCACTGGCCTTGCACGGCCTGGCCATGTCGGCCCGGCCGGGTCTTCTTTATTTCAATGCAACGACTATGGAATGCCTGCATCGCATACGTCATTTGCGCGGCCGGGGCGTTGCGGTGTTTTTTACCGTCGATGCCGGCCCCCAGGTCAAAGCGATATGTGCACCGGAAGCGGCAGATACGGTGGCCGCCGCGCTCAAGGATGTGCCCGGCGTGACTGAGATTCTGCGTGCTGGGCTGGGCGGCGGTGCGGTGGGCATGGACGACGGTCAGACGTGGACGTGA